The Paenibacillus sp. BIC5C1 DNA segment ATCTGGCGGTGGATCTGGTTTATGGATTGATTGATCCACGAATCCGTTATGAATAGGGTCGCCGCGAAAGGAGGAGTACCATTGTGAGTACTGCCGCACCGACTTCCATGGGAACCAAACCTGCACCAGCAGTTGTTCCCAAACCCAAAACCTTCCTGAGACTACTGCTCCGCAATCGGCTCGCTGCCATTGGTCTGGCCTTTATCGTCATGTGGACTGTCATTGCAGCTATTGCTCCCTGGATTGCCCCTTATGATCCGTACGTGACGAATACGGCTGTGAAACTGGAATCCCCATCAGGTGGCCACTGGTTTGGTACCGATAACTATGGCCGGGACATTCTGAGTCGTGTTCTGTATGGCGCCAGAATCAGCATATGGACGGGCTTGATTGCCGTTAGCATCTCGTTTGTTATCGGGGTTCCGCTGGGCGGAATTGCTGCTTACTACGGCGGACGTACTGGAAATATCATCATGCGGGTGATGGATGTATTGCTTGCCTTTCCCTCGCTGGTACTCTCCATGGCAATCGCGGCTTCCATCGGTAACGGTCTGACGAGTGCCATGATTGCTGTAGGGATTG contains these protein-coding regions:
- a CDS encoding ABC transporter permease — encoded protein: MGTKPAPAVVPKPKTFLRLLLRNRLAAIGLAFIVMWTVIAAIAPWIAPYDPYVTNTAVKLESPSGGHWFGTDNYGRDILSRVLYGARISIWTGLIAVSISFVIGVPLGGIAAYYGGRTGNIIMRVMDVLLAFPSLVLSMAIAASIGNGLTSAMIAVGIVGIPEFARLMYGQTVSLREKEYVEASRAIGVRDRVILFRHILPNALAPLLVQATLGMGFAILTASSLSFLGLGVKPPTAEWGAMISEGREYIISGQWWLVTFPGLAIATSILGFNLLGDGFRDVLDPRLRSGK